Part of the Nitrosopumilus piranensis genome is shown below.
TTGAATTAGAATTTTCTTTATTCTAGAAATTGTTGGATAGCTGTATCCGCGTCTTCTATAATTTGCAATCATCATCTTCCAATTTTTTAATCTCCATTGAGCTTGTTCAGTAGTTACAGAGTGAACTTCTTTTTGGATAATGCTTTTTCTTCCAACCTTTAGAGTTCCTGCATCTTTTGCAGACCATCTATTTTTTGCAAATTTTAATCCAGTAAGAATTTGATCAACAGGCATTTCTTTGAAATAATCTTTGAGTTTTTTTAATTCTAAATCAGTAGGTTTTGCAGAAATAGGTAACTCAATAGTAGGTTTTGCCATGAAGCATCTATTGAGTTGTGCTTTAAGAGAATCTTGCTAAACCAGAATTAACTAAAGCTAGAAAATATTGAGTCAACAAGGCAAAGAAACAAGAGCATTTTTGCACAATGTCATATACATTCCAGCACCAATAATCAGGGTAGCAAATGCAGCCAGAGGTATCAAAATAAAGAAATTAGTTTTACGACCCATTAAACAAAATACAGTTGATGCCTATAAAATTGTCACAGTTTTAATCAACTGTAATGGCAAAAGTACCTTTAGTTTTTGGATCTTGTAACAATGAAACCATTTTTCTAGGTAGTAAATCAGATGCCTTATCACAATTTACTGCAAGGGTTCTAGGACATACAAAATCGCTTTTTCTAATTACAATGTCATCAGTGTGTGAAAGGATAAGATCAGGGTGTCCTTTTCCCTCTACAGTGAAATTATGATCTCCAACACTAATGGAAAATGTAACAATTGAGTTAGAATTTTTGAGTTTATCTTTTAGATTTTGAGGCAAATCTGCACATGCGTAATTTGCACAAACTCCAATGATGCAATCGCCTTGCGGAGTCAAATGAGAATCTTTTGTAATCTCTATAGTCTTTTGATGATTTGATCTAATATTTTCATGGCCTGAAAATTCAATTTCGAATCTCACGGCAAATTAGATAGGCTAGACTTAAATTAAACTTTCAGAGCATTTGAATCAAATGCTTCCTGCACAACAAGGTTATGATAGAGCAATTACAGTATTTTCGCCAGATGGCAGGTTATACCAAGTAGAATATGCAATTGAGACTGTAAGAAGAGGAACAATTGCAGTTGGTATCAAATGTAAAGATGGCATCGTAATTGCAGTAGAAGAAAAGCCACGCAAATTGCAAATTTCTACAAATGCACAGAAAATTTTCCAAATTGATGATCATGTAGGAGTTGCAGCTGCAGGATATATCCCAGATGCAAGAAGTCAAGTTGACAATGCACGATTCTTTTCTCAAAGTAACAAAATGATTTATGATGAACCAGTAGAGGTTGAAACGATTGCTAAACACTTAGCTGATCAATCTCAACAATATACACAATATGCAGGAGTAAGACCATTTGGTGTTGCATTAATTCTTGGCGGAGTGGTTAACAACAACCCACAATTGTATTTGACTGATCCAAGTGGAACATACATCTCTTATGATGCAATTGCAATTGGTTCAGGTTCTGATCAAGTAACTGACTTTTTAGAAAAAACATACAAAAAAGATCTTTCGTTAGAAGATGCGTCAGCATTAGCTGCAGCAGGAATTTATCTATCAAGTGAAGATAAGGAGGGAACTAGTCATATCAGAATGGCACATATCAAAACAGATACTGGTTTGTATGAAATAGTTTCAGAAGAGCAGATTGCAAACTATGCAAACACTGCCAAAGAAAAATATCCACACGACAAAAATTAATTGTTTTATCTGTTTGTGAGACTCGATTATAGTGAAATTATCTGTTGCAATTCCTGAATCGTCGTTATCAGATGAATCATTAAAGATAGACAAGACTAGAAAAATTTCAGTACTGGCAAGAGCATGTGCAATTTTCAAAGTTGATACAATCTATGTTTACCAAGAAGGAAACAACAAACAAGATGGAAATCTCATGATTATGATTTTAAAATATCTAGAAACACCTCAGTTTTTGCGAAGAAGAATGTTTCCAAAAATGAATGATTTAAAATTTGCAGGAGTGTTACAACCATTAAAAATTCCTAGCCATATAACACCTGCAAACCCAAAAAAAATCAACAGAGGAGATGTCAGAGAAGGAATAGTCGTTAGTGTAAAGGGAAAAAGATTTGTAGATGTGGGCATAAACCAACTAATTCCATTTTTTGGAAAAACTTCAATTGGTAAAAGAGTAACAATTCAATTCAAAGAAGGACATCCAAATTTTTCAGTTAAAGAGATTAACAAAAGTGAGGCACCAGCATATTGGGGATATTCTGTAAAAGAAAGAGCAAATCTCTTCTCAGTACTATCAGAATGGAAGGGAAACATAATACTTACATCAAGAAAAGGCAAGACTGCAACAAAAGAACAAATTGCAAAATATACAAAATCAGATCAACCAACACTGGTTGTGTTTGGCTCTCCAGAGAAAGGAATTCATGAGATCCTAGGAGGAAAGATGAAAAATGTGCAAAACGCAAAATCTCTAAACTTTTTTCCAAACCAAGCTACCCAAACAGTACGTCTAGAAGAAGCATTACTTGGAACATTATCAATAATTAATGCACAAACTACATCATAATCATGGCAGAGAGAAAAAATTTTTTGTTGTTGGCAATCGGGGTTGGAGCTGCAGGAATTATCATTGGTGGAATAACAATTTGGAATATGGTAAATGATCTCTTTAGTCCTTAATTTTTAGGCACAGTTGGTTAACCAATATTTTTTTAGTAGTTAACGACATCTCACATGGTTTAATAGAGGGCAATCGATGATGCGTTTTAGTCATGGGTGCTAGAAAAAGACATTCACCACGTAGAGGAAGCCTTGCGTATTCACCTAGAGTACGTGCCAAAAGCATGGAGGCAAGAATACGTGCATGGCCAAAGTTAGATTCTGAAGAACCAAAAATTTTAGCTCACTGTGGCTTCAAAGCAGGATGTGTTCAAATTGTCAGTATTGATGATCGTGAAAAAGTACCTAATGCAGGAAAACAACTAGTAAGTTTGGGAACAGTTCTAGTTACACCACCAGTCTTGATTTTGGGAATTAGAGGTTATTCAAAAGATCATGATGGACTACATGCAGAGTTTGATGTTTATGCAGAAGATATTCCAAAAAACATTGCCAAAGAGATTTCACTAAAAAACAAACAAGAAAATGCAATAGAGAATGCAGAAAAAAGTTTGAAAAAAATTAAAGAAATTTTTGCCATTGTTGCAGTATCACCAAGTGCTGCAGGATTAGAACAAAAGAAACCATACATCTTTGAAGCTTCAGTTAGTGGAGGAGACATACCAAAACAATTTACACATGTTAAAGAATTACTTGGAAAAGAAATTAAGATTGATCAGATTTTTGAAACCGGTGCAAGCGTTGATGTTGCAGCAATTACAAAAGGCAAAGGTTGGCAAGGTGTTTTGAAAAGATGGAACGTAAAGAAGAAGCAACACAAATCAAGAAAGACCGTTAGAGAAGTTGGTTCACTAGGTCCAATCTCCCCACAAAGTGTCATGTATAC
Proteins encoded:
- a CDS encoding DUF371 domain-containing protein, producing the protein MRFEIEFSGHENIRSNHQKTIEITKDSHLTPQGDCIIGVCANYACADLPQNLKDKLKNSNSIVTFSISVGDHNFTVEGKGHPDLILSHTDDIVIRKSDFVCPRTLAVNCDKASDLLPRKMVSLLQDPKTKGTFAITVD
- the psmA gene encoding archaeal proteasome endopeptidase complex subunit alpha, with protein sequence MLPAQQGYDRAITVFSPDGRLYQVEYAIETVRRGTIAVGIKCKDGIVIAVEEKPRKLQISTNAQKIFQIDDHVGVAAAGYIPDARSQVDNARFFSQSNKMIYDEPVEVETIAKHLADQSQQYTQYAGVRPFGVALILGGVVNNNPQLYLTDPSGTYISYDAIAIGSGSDQVTDFLEKTYKKDLSLEDASALAAAGIYLSSEDKEGTSHIRMAHIKTDTGLYEIVSEEQIANYANTAKEKYPHDKN
- a CDS encoding putative RNA uridine N3 methyltransferase, whose translation is MKLSVAIPESSLSDESLKIDKTRKISVLARACAIFKVDTIYVYQEGNNKQDGNLMIMILKYLETPQFLRRRMFPKMNDLKFAGVLQPLKIPSHITPANPKKINRGDVREGIVVSVKGKRFVDVGINQLIPFFGKTSIGKRVTIQFKEGHPNFSVKEINKSEAPAYWGYSVKERANLFSVLSEWKGNIILTSRKGKTATKEQIAKYTKSDQPTLVVFGSPEKGIHEILGGKMKNVQNAKSLNFFPNQATQTVRLEEALLGTLSIINAQTTS
- a CDS encoding 50S ribosomal protein L3, whose translation is MGARKRHSPRRGSLAYSPRVRAKSMEARIRAWPKLDSEEPKILAHCGFKAGCVQIVSIDDREKVPNAGKQLVSLGTVLVTPPVLILGIRGYSKDHDGLHAEFDVYAEDIPKNIAKEISLKNKQENAIENAEKSLKKIKEIFAIVAVSPSAAGLEQKKPYIFEASVSGGDIPKQFTHVKELLGKEIKIDQIFETGASVDVAAITKGKGWQGVLKRWNVKKKQHKSRKTVREVGSLGPISPQSVMYTVPRAGQFGFHQRIEYDKRIMIMGNTDDDKLKINPDGGYKHFGLVKGDFIILKGSVPGTYRRLIKLRSQIRNVPAKVNKPNILEVVV